CGGTAGAAGGCGGCGGATGGCGTGGATTCCAGATCGGTGAAGAAGGCGCCGGCCCAGGAGCCGATGTGGCGGTCGAAGAAGCGGCGCTGCTCCTCCAGATCGGCCGGGGCGCCGAAGGCCCCGGTGATCAGGCCCGCCATCATCTCGGCCAGGGCGGCAATGTGGTCTTCGGGCTCCTTCACCTCGTCGGCGCGGGCGATGCCCAGCAGAGCCATGTCGCCGCGCAGCTCGGCCAGCGGCTTTTCGTGAAGGAAACCGGTCAGGTAGTAGGACCCGTAGGGAGACAGGATGCCGCCGCCGACGCCGATGAAGAGTGTGTTGTACTCCTCCTCCACCGCGGCGGCGTCCGTGCCGCGGGCGGCGTCGGCCAGACCGCGCAGCGCCTGCCCGAGGGGGCTGGCGTCGCCGTCCAGCGCCGCCAGGGCGGCCAGGAAGTCCCCGCCGGGCGGGCGGGCAAGCAGATGCGCCAGCAGCGCATAGAGCTGCGCCCGCTGCATCTCCTCCGGCGGCAGGGCCGACGGATCGTGTTCACCGGTCACGGACACGGCGTTCATCCCTCCCGACACGACAAAAGGACCAGATCGGCAAAGCTCCGGCACCCGGCCCCACCCGTCGCGACAACGGCGGCGCATTGGCTCGCCCGTTGCAGGCTCACGGCGTCATGGGCCGGCGCCCGAGACGCCCTGGACCGACAACCTCATATTGCACCTGCGAAAAGCCTCGCCATATCAGGGGCTTAACGTTCAGGATCGGGCTATTAAAGGGCAGATTCGCGGTGTTTGTCAACAAAGGTTGACTCAGAAGTGTGCTTACCGCGTCTTGGGCTGGACTGGCGCTATGCT
The window above is part of the Azospirillum sp. TSH58 genome. Proteins encoded here:
- a CDS encoding molecular chaperone, whose amino-acid sequence is MSVTGEHDPSALPPEEMQRAQLYALLAHLLARPPGGDFLAALAALDGDASPLGQALRGLADAARGTDAAAVEEEYNTLFIGVGGGILSPYGSYYLTGFLHEKPLAELRGDMALLGIARADEVKEPEDHIAALAEMMAGLITGAFGAPADLEEQRRFFDRHIGSWAGAFFTDLESTPSAAFYRTVGTLGRRYLEVEGKAFDMAA